The proteins below come from a single Triticum aestivum cultivar Chinese Spring chromosome 5D, IWGSC CS RefSeq v2.1, whole genome shotgun sequence genomic window:
- the LOC123119338 gene encoding 60S ribosomal protein L36-3: MAPSQPKSGLFVGINKGHVVTKRELPPRPSDRKGKGTKRVHFVRNLIREVAGFAPYEKRITELLKVGKDKRALKVAKRKLGTHKRAKKKREEMSSVLRKMRSAGGGGAGDKKK; encoded by the exons atggcgccgtcgcagCCCAAGTCAGGGCTCTTCGTGGGCATCAACAAGGGCCACGTCGTCACCAAGCGCGAGCTGCCGCCACGCCCGTCCGACCGCAAGGGG AAAGGTACCAAGAGGGTGCATTTTGTCAGGAACTTGATTAGGGAGGTTGCTGGATTCGCTCCCTATGAGAAACGTATCACTGAGCTTCTTAAGGTTGGAAAGGACAAGCGTGCACTCAAGGTCGCCAAGAGAAAGCTTGGTACTCACAAGAGAGCAAAGAAGAAGAGAGAGGAGATGTCAAGTGTCCTTAGGAAGATGAG gtctgctggtggtggtggtgctggtgacaAGAAGAAATAG